The genomic segment GTATTAGACAGATAATTGTTGTTGTAATGTACATTTCTCCATATCAGGCAGATGAAAAAGTTATGACATAGAGAAACTTAATGTGTAGAAATTGGTATCATCTCATGCCACTTTCTCTCTTCCTTActtttatggattaaattgtatatCAAAGACATTTCTgaagaggactcagaaggaagtgaggagagctgtaacactggagacagcacagatggtgagaagcagaagcagagaaacagcagcagcagacccAGGAAATCAGCAGGAGATGGCACGGGTGCTGACTCACAAaggaagagagctgagtgcctttgggtaggaTGCTTCCTAACACAGTGTAGTGTTTCTGTGCTCTTATCAATGgaactaggcttgctgacccatggagcagaGTGAGAGCTGAGTTCCTTCTGGCTGAGGATTAATGGCAGAGTAGGGTACCTTCTGGCACAtattggtagagctaaagagctttgtaacaacTGCCTGAGCATGTCAGAGGCTGGACCTGCCCAAGAGGTCCAAGAGGCCAAGGGCCTGAGGGGCAGAggagccaaggaaccaggaagctgaAGCTGAAGTAGCACAGAAAGCAGAGctacctcagtctcaaaggggAGGAATACAACCTCTGTTGTCTCAAAGAGTGGAATCATGGCCTGATGGGTCTCAAAGGATGGGGCCAAGGCCtcttaggtttcaaagagtcagatcttcaccaactcagttctggagcgtggggctgccattcatgaGTAGCAGGGGGATGGGGTCAGAtttgctgcccaaagctgaaggGTCAGGGCTGCTGTGGCCAAGGGGCAGAGAATGGATCCTGCTGGGGCTAAGAGtgtggggttgccactcagatggactagggaaatggggctgcccaaatctGAGGGAGCAGAATCACTGTCCCAGTGGGTTGGAagacagagctgaagcccaggactgAGGGGCCTCTACCAAAAGTCTAGGGAGCATGAGCAACAgccagaatctggagggcaggccactgcctagatggtctcagggaaccgaggattattttcaagattttatagctgacgtaaattgttctgctgggtttttggCTTGCTTAATGcccattattcctttttttttttccctttaaatttCTCCCATTTGGAAATGTCCACCTTgggcctgttccaccattgtattttggaagtcgataacttgcattctagatttcacagatgaagaggaattttgcagaagatgagaTTTGGGACTTGCACTTGATTTAAGgtttttgggatgatatgatggggtgactgttttacatgtgacaaggaTGTGAATTTTGGAGGGGGCATagggtggaatgttatagattgaattgtgtccccccaaaatgtgtgtctatTTAGGTAGACCATGATTCATACTAttctgtggttatcctccattttgtgatttgttgtaattattctttgttttttaaaccctgagctctatgatgttaatgtggcaatattagaggcagttctgttaataagacagaacacaatctacaagattaggttgtatttcgAGTCAAcccttttaagatataaaagacagaagcaaacagtaaagagggggacctcctaccaccaagaaagaaaaatcaggagAGAAGCATATCCTTTggcatggggtccctgcactgagaacctcctatttccaggggaagattgatgctaagacacatggagatctctaaggaatGCAGGGCCCACTGATGTTGAAAGGAGCCAAGGACTTTCCCTAGggacaacagagaaagaaaccctttccctagagctggcaccttgaattcagatttctgcCTTCTAaactgggagaataaatttctgtttgataaTGTCAtatgcttgtggtatttctgttgtagcagctctagatacctaagacacttACAAAATTCCAGAAATACTGGTTTTCTTGTCTGTTCATTTTGTCCCTTCCACATagcaattttattttgttgttgttgttcttacttCCAGGTGCCTATATCACAGAGTGTAAACTGTTTAAACTCCATCATACAAGAACAAGCCTAAATGTGAAATTCTTATCACCCAACCTAATGCTCTCACACACTACTCACTATTTATCATTTTATGCTATATTAATGTTATGGAGATTGTAAAATTCTTGAGAAGAATATTTCATCTATTTCTAAATTGCTAGTGTTTACAACATTGTTTATTACACATTAACTGCCCAATAgctatttttaaattaagtacaagtatgacaaaaaaaattttttttttcttttttttttttgacaatagaGGGAATTCTTTTATTGGCATTGGATGGACATGGTGAACGATATGGTCCCTATGACAACATAAAATGATACATGCATTATCTTTCTGTATTTCTGAACACAATAATGAAGTATGTTCTTGCTGATTTtattaatctggtctttttttcatatatactgCAGATTATGAATTTGTTTTTAACAACAGAAAATTAAGGGTCCACCTGAACAAGATTTCCGTGTTTTTCAGCATCTGTTTGTGATCATCTTCACATAGCAACTTTACCTTCAGGACTTGCAGCAGTACCTAAAGgaagcaaaggaagaaaaaaaaaaaaaatcatgccacCCCTCAACACTTCTCGTCCCTCTCCTATGACTTTTTTCCTATTGGGCATCCCAGGACTAGAGCACCTTCATGCCTGGATTGGAATTCCCTTTTGCTCAATGTATGTGGTGGCTGTGGTGGGGAATGTGACCATCTTGGCTGTGGTGAGGGCAGAGCGAAGCCTCCACGAGCCGATGTTTCTCTTTCTGTGCATGCTGTCTTTCACTGACCTGGTCCTCTCCACCTCTACACTGCCCCGCATGCTCTGTCTCTTCTGGCTCAGAGCTCATGACATCGCCTTTGATGCTTGTCTGACCCAAATGTTCTTCATCCACAGCTTTACTGCCATGGAATCAGGCTTCTTCTTGGCCATGGCCATTGACCGTTATGTGGCCATCTGTGACCCACTGCGCCATACCACCATCCTCACCCACACTCGCATTGCCATAATGGGTATAATTGTAGTGATTCGTGGTGTAGCCTTCTTTTCCCCACATCCCATTCTGCTCAAGCAGCTACCCTACTGTAGAACACGAATCATTGCTCACACCTACTGTGAGTTCATGGCTGTAGTGAAGCTAGCGTGCATGGACACAGGGGTAACCAAGCATTATAGCCTCAGTGTGGCTTCCATCATTGGGTCGTGTGATGCCATTCTTATTGCTGTATCCTATGCCTTCATCCTCTGCTCTGTATTCCACCTGCCATCCAGAGAAGCCAGCTTTAAGGCTTTGGGTACGTGTGGTTCCCATGTCTGTGTCATTCTTGTCTTCTATTCCACAGctggtttttccatttttactcACCGTTTTGGAAAAAATGTGCCTGCACGCATTCATATTTTTATTGCCAATATGTACCTTTTGGTGCCCCCTTTCCTCAACCCCATTGTATATGGAGTAAGGACCAAGAAAATACGGGAAAATGTTCTTAGAGTCCTAAGGGTCAAAGTTGCCTGATTCTGTTGGATAAGTAACAGAGATGGTTCAAggatattttgaaataaaaaagagaaacgaCTAACTGTTCTCACTTCCCCAACCTGAATTGCAATTAGTACCTGAAATTTCTGTTATTTACCAGATGTCTGTAATTCCTAGAATTTTAAATGAACAAAAGCTTCAGGTATTTCGTTTAGTAAATATTAGAGCAAAGATTGTTAACCTCCCTCTCACTAAGTATATTTTGGAAGATAATTTCAAAGAAGGAGTGAACAAAAGGGAAGGATGAGAATGCTAACATAGTAGAAAAACACGTAGAGTTCTCTAGAGAATTATATGCTTGGTGATATAGAGTATGCAGTGGAAAGGATTTTGATCCATGTTTTTATGTAGCTGTGATTCTACTTCTTCTCAAACAGAAACAAATCGAAGCCTTGTTATTTATCCAGATAAAtgtctcatctttgttttggaATGTTATCTATAATCCGTGGGCTCTTTCT from the Loxodonta africana isolate mLoxAfr1 chromosome 7, mLoxAfr1.hap2, whole genome shotgun sequence genome contains:
- the LOC100674962 gene encoding olfactory receptor 52D1-like, which codes for MPPLNTSRPSPMTFFLLGIPGLEHLHAWIGIPFCSMYVVAVVGNVTILAVVRAERSLHEPMFLFLCMLSFTDLVLSTSTLPRMLCLFWLRAHDIAFDACLTQMFFIHSFTAMESGFFLAMAIDRYVAICDPLRHTTILTHTRIAIMGIIVVIRGVAFFSPHPILLKQLPYCRTRIIAHTYCEFMAVVKLACMDTGVTKHYSLSVASIIGSCDAILIAVSYAFILCSVFHLPSREASFKALGTCGSHVCVILVFYSTAGFSIFTHRFGKNVPARIHIFIANMYLLVPPFLNPIVYGVRTKKIRENVLRVLRVKVA